tttctgggagggctttgatggtgccttcctaacTGGTAGAAAGAAGCCCCGAAGttccatccagtctaacccccttcaaacataaaggaaggcaccatccaagccctcctggcagatggccctccagcctccctTTAAAGGTCTGTGTTGATGGAGTATCCACCATCTAGTCCTATTCGACTCTTTCCATCTTGCAAgtgtatagaataatagaatcctagggtaggacgggacccccaaaggccatccagtccaacctccttctttcTACCAGTCAGGAAGGCACCAACCAAgctctcctggcagatggccctccagcctccctTTAAAGGCCTCTGGTGATGAAGTATCCACCACAATCTAGTCTAATTTGACTCTTTCCATCTTGGAAgtgtatagaataatagaatcctagagtgtgAAGGGagtccctaaaggccatccagtccaacccccttctttctaccaggtaggaaggcaccatcaaagccctcccagaaaATAGCCCTCCGGCCTCCCCTTTAAAGGCCTCTGTTGATAGAGTACCCACCACTATCTAGTCCAGTTCAAATCTTTCCCTCTTTGAAGTGTAtagaatagaatcctagggtgggaagggatccccaaaggccatctaatccaacctggCAATGGCCCTCCTGTCTCCCTTTAAGGGTCTCCGTTGATGGAGTATCCACCACTGTCTAGTCCAAGACACattctaagccctcctgacagaaggccaCCCAACCTCATAGAATCCAGCCTCCCAGGGAAGCAGCAGGTTCCACTGTTGGAACAGCTCTTAGATAAGTTGATGCCAGACAGAAAGGGAAAAGGTGCTTgtaaactgtagaatgaatgcaggtgaCCCCATTTTAAATCTGAAGGAAACCTTGCAAGGAGCGTCACCTTTCCTTCCTTAAAATAGGGGCCTTTGTGGAGGAAAGTGGTTGGCTTGTGTTTATGGTCATCTGTTCATCCTGCTACTCCTGAAGTTATATATTTCATaagatgctttttaaaaatagcagtgTGGTCCTGACTAAGATGACATATGCTTGTGATAAAACTTGCCCTGGAAATTATTTTGCATTCATTGAATTGGTGGCAACTTACTTTAAGAAAAGTATTCAGATAATATCAGATGGTTATGGAGATTTGAAGCTCTTTTTATACaaaaatcactgggtttttgtttcGAATGAGAATTGTACAAACGTCTTGAGTGATTAGTGTTCCAAAACAAGGCTGGGGAAGTTGTAACTCGGCCTAATAATATCCGAGGAGTTTGGTGCTGTGTCTTGGCACTGGAGTGAATTTAACAGGTGCAGCATAAATGCTTGATCTGCCACGTTTCCCTCATTCTGTGGCCTGATGCTTTGCTTTATGTATAGCAGACTTTACAAGGGTGGTGCCTTTTGAGCTCTTGGGGAGGCAGTCCTTGATCCTGGGAGTAAACTTGGTTGTGATTTGTCCGTAGCTTTGTGTTTGTCATCCTGTGAATCTACAATAGGTCCAGTTGGGCCTCCTTCTGgcgtagcaggttaaaccgctgagctgctaaatttacTGACCGAAAGCTTgacggttcaaatccggagagtggagtgagctcccactgttacgctcagcttctgccaatctagcagttcaaaagcatagaAATGTGAATAGagcaataggtatcgcttctgtgagaaagtaacggcgctccatgcagtcatgccggccacgtgaccttggaggcatctatggacaatgctggttcttcggcttagaaatagagatgagcaccaccctccagagtctgatatgattagacttaatgtcaggggaaaacctttagcttttaGTAGTCCAGTTGAATCCTGGCTTTGTACATTTTGGCAGGGTTTGACCTTAAACGCAGCGTGATGGTGTTTACTTAAGGACCGCCaactgcaggaaataaataacttGCATGTCTTACTTGAAAAACTGCCTGTTTCTATTAGGTGTAGAACTGTTCAAAACCAATCTTTTTCAACAGTGTTGCAAAAAACTATATAGAAAATacattattagtactattatttaGGACCTCCAAAAGCAGGGATCGATCACTTGCATTTCTTACTTTCAAAGCTGCCTGTTCCTATCAAAATGTGTAGCAAAACTATATAGaaaatgcattgttgttgtttttgtttactttatttataccctgcctttctccctggggatattcaaggcagctaacaaccacaaactttaaaacaaagcgaatacaattaaaaaaaacaattaaacattagaAACAACATACCACACAACCAGCATTAGCTGTTTGTTAGACTAAAAACTTTCAGGCAAAGACCACCTTGAACACTTAGGATTTACATGGATGGCTGAACTCATGCAATTTTTGGCAATGCAATGACAGATCAtgacaataataatcataataatgtgtTCCACAGGGTTTTTCCACCCTTCAAATAGTGTTTGCCCACATTCCAATAATCTGTAAATAAGAGGGACAATAATTGTGTCAGAATCTAGTATAAATGTTTGCTTCCAGAGCTGGCATTATTTGAGCTGCTGACTTCCCTTTGTTGTTAATAGGACATTGCAGTCACTGAATTTGGATTCAAATCCTACTTGTACCATGTGCTCTTGTTGCTTTCTATTCCTGTGTAGTTGGTGGTGTTTGATTCAATGGATGGAGAATGAGCTGCCTGTTCGTTTGGGAAACCAAACTGAACAACGGAGCTTTATAAACCTGTGGGTGCCTGGAGATTTCTATTCTGCTAAGCCCCAAAGTGGTACAGACTAATGGCATAGCAACATACTGGCATAGCAATTATCTGTATGCTATTCCTTTGACTCCCTTGGGAAATGAAGGGGCTGCTCGGCTGGGTTTATGTCCCCCAATATCTTGTTAAGCCAAGCCTTACTCTGATTCCATACTGCCCATCAATCAGGACAGAAAGGTCTTCTGATCGGCTGTATTTCATGGGGCCTTTGGGTCTCTGCTATGTATTTGATGGGCTGCACAAACTCAtccttatgtttttgttttattttattgtaatatgctgttgggcttggcctcatgtaagctgccctgactccccattggggagatggtgatggggtattaaataaagatgatgatggtgatgattatccTGTCTTGTTATGCACACCCTGGTTGATGAGAACACTACGCCAGTCTCTTCCAAGTGGTAGTTTCCAGTAGCAACTTATACTATATATTTGTAAAGAGAAAataacatcatcaacatcatcattattatcatgaaGATCATGTATTAAGCATGCTTATGAATCACATAAAACACCACAACAAGTCACGTACAGAATACTCTGCATGGAGCAACATGATAATTCTGTCAGACCCACCGTTTAAAACATGGTGGGTGCTAAGCCCAGAGAAGACTCTGGTTCGACCCAAAAAGCAGAGCTTGGGGTCCCCTCCCTGCTTTGGCAAAGCGTTATGCTCAGCCATCGACCCTTGGCTTACTGCTTCCCAATGTTGCCCTCTTCGGCCTGGGCTCATGCTTGAGTGGTCCAAGCCGTTGCACATACAAGCAAATGCACATTGATGCCATGGTAGGGCATTTGGTCCTTGCTGCTCGgtttccccttccttttgctGAAGCAGCAAGGCAGCTTTGCTGATTGCAGCTCTCCATCCATCTGGCTCCCAGCGGCATCTCTGCCTTCCTCtgcggagagggagggagggaggatgctcTTCCTGCAAGATGTGGGATCTGGGTCTTGTGCTGCTGCTGGTAGTTCTGTAAATCTCTTGTGCATTCCTCTCCGGCAGCCAGGGAAGCAGCATTAGCTGATTGGAATTTCCTTCCCAAGGAATGCCAAAGCATGCGCATTTAGGGCAACTGATCAGGTAGAGATCTGGACTTGGTGGCTTGAATGGGAAAGAGCCCTCTCTACCGCTCAAATAAGGACAGTACTCTTGACATTTCAGTGTAATGTCAACTTGGTGACACTATTCACTCTTAGTTGTCTGGGATGCTAATAAAAAGCACATTACCAAATTAAAATTATGGAAGCGTTTCATCTTGGCACCTGGTGGGTCCAAAAACTACCTTGCAGGGAATACATAAAACAACCATTAGCATTTCTGAATGGTTGTGTTCTTACCtaagtaaaggtgaaggtttccccttgacattaagtctcgtcgtgcctgacttgggggggggggggggttgctcatcTTTATtttgagccggcattgtccgtagacacctcctaagtcaggGGCCttcaagctttttaaacagagggccaggtcacagtccctcaaactgttggagggccagattatatgcacactgcacatatcttatttgtagtacaaaacacttaaaaacaatacgataattaaaatgaacaattttaataaatataaacttattagtatttcaatgggaagtgtgggcctgcttttggctgatgagataggattgttgtggttgttgttgttgtatgctttcaagtcatttcagacttagattgaccctgagcgagggacgggtaaatgaccttggagggccgtagtttgaggacccctgtcctcgGTCATGTgcctagcatgactgcatggagcgtcgttctTACCTATTGCATGCCTAAGCCTGGCAAGTGAAAATTTTTATTTAGTTCATTACCACTGAGTTCTTTAAGTTGCCCCTTAAAAAGGACAATAACTGGCCCAATTTCCTTGCACTTTGCAGCTAAGCCCTATTTAGTTCAGTGAACATTGTGGGTCCCTGGACTCAGGAGATATAATATAATTTCTTAGCAGCATAAGATCAACTCTGAAGCCATTTTGTTTTGGTACGTTTCAATTTGTTATAAAGACATGCAAACTTTAGATGTGTTGTTTGCAAAGCAAAACCAAGCAAAACCCCAGCAGacccaaatattattattgtcattgtctcAACTTTTTCTCTGTAGGTTAAAGAGCTTGTTCTTGACAACTGTAGGTCAAACGAAGGCAAAATCGAAGGCCTCACTGATGAATTTGAGGAGCTGGAGTTCTTAAGTACAATCAACGTAGGCCTCACCTCGGTTGCAAACTTACCAAAGTTAAACAAGCTTAAGAAGGTGAGTGGATTTGGTCTTCTTTTTGACAAAGTAAAGAGTGCCTTTTTCAGAGTGAAATGGGTTGTTCATGCAATTCAGTGGCTTGTGGCACCTTCTGTAAACAGAGAAGCTCAGTCCTTGTCCTTAAAGGTGTCCCCCTCCCTGTAACCTCACCTCTCCAGTTGCCTCTCTGGTGTTTCTGCTTGAATGCTTCATTCATTCTCATCGCCAGTTCAATATGCCTGAACACAAATCTCTCCCTCCCTGCCCAAACTTGCATTGGCATTCTGACCTTTTGTCCTCTTATGTAAGAACTCAGCCTTGACTTTTATCTTTGGCTGTTACCCACATTCAGTCTGTAGTCAAGCTGAGTTGCTGAAATAAATAACAGCCCTTCCTCTTTGCTCCATTTTAAATACGCTGGTCATCTCTCACCAGTCTTTTTGGCCTGCATTGTCCTCcttggaataatagagttggaggagactgcATTggctatctagtccagccccctttcctgcaggaaaagcacaatccaagcacaTCCAACAGATGCCCacttagcctctgtttaaaagcctccaaataaggagcctccaccaggctCCTAGGCAGAGactttcactgttgaacagcttgcatggtcaggaagtccttcttcatgttcaggtggaatctcctttcctgtaatttaaccCATTTCTCCAttgagccctggtctccagggaagcagaaaggaagcctcctccctcttccttatggcacccTTTCAGATAttcaaacatggctctcatgtttgagccttcttttctgcaggctctttaagccactcctcaaggGGATTCATGGTGCTCATAGCTTTTATCCTTTTAGTGGCCTTCTTCCTCTGGACCCCTTGCAGtgtagagtcaatatctctcttaaaatgtggtgcccagaattgaatgcagggttattattccaggtAAAGAGAAGAGAGAGGCACCATGCTTTCCCTTGAACTGGAtactagactccttttgatgcagccccaaaccccattggcttttaaagctgctgcatTACACTCTTGGCTCATATTGAACTTGTgatccactaagactccaagatctttttcacaggctATTATTTTGCTGAGCTAgtcatcacccatcctgtatctttgctttttgccttttccccctAAGTGGATTTGGATGCCTCTGTTGGGGGACTGAATAAGAATCATGGCATGATGGTGATGAAAGTGCCCACAAGAGTCATCTAGTCTTGAACATTTTCCCACTTAGATGGAGAAATGTTTGCATCACCCTGGGtaataggtatataaaataggtatgcaAATAAAGCCTATACTGATGGTACATCATAAAGACATTTATTTTCAAACAGTCCTTTGGTAGACATAAGATTTTAGCATTTGTTAAGGATGAAAACCAGCAGCTTTGAGTCCCTCTACAACAAAGTAAATAAGATAAATTTGTATACTAGTAAGATGGATGTATTCGTTCATTATTTCATAAAGCATTAAATTTTGGCTGAACATCTGATACTGTAGGATAAGAGaatattttcagtgtttttcatgCCATTCTGGCAATACTTGCCAGAAGTGCAGAAAATATTCTCCTTTTGCTGGTTCTCCTATTTTCacctgaattgggggggggggggggggaggccatccagtctaaccccatttcTGCCATGTAGGGATTCCCAATCAGAGGCCTACTGAATCCTAGAGATAAAATCAGAGGCCCCcaatccagtccagccccatttctgtcatgcaggaatacccATTCAAAGCCCTCCTTAGAGATGGCCAGCCAGACCATTGTGACTTCTTAGATTTAGTTAGGGGACCCCAAATGCAGTCAGGACCCCATGTTTAAGAAGCTGTGAGAAATACACAGCTACGCCCCTCCCAAgtgatgcccatccaacctctgctgtTTGACTTATATATCAATGGTGGGGGTGAAATTGTCCAATCTCGTATAACATACCATAAATAAATCTGTCTCTTTCCCACACACATGTAGTTCAAGTGGTCATAGAATTGCTCTCTGAAAGGGGGTCTCCATTTCTCGCCCTCAGCTCGAGTTAAGCGATAACAGAATCTCAGGAGGACTGGAAGTCTTGGCGGAAAAATGTCCGAAGCTCACACACCTCAACCTCAGCGGCAACAAAATCAAGGATCTCAGTACAATAGAGCCTCTGGTAAGTGTGTAGCAGTGTGCAAAAGAGCAGCAGAACAACAGTTTTTTGTGCTTCACCTGGTTTTAGAAACAGACTCCCATGTACAAGTTTTAGCCCCTGTTTGGGGCCACCCATGACCCTCTTCCTTTCGCCCCTTTTTGTCCCTCCAGAAAAAGATACCTTGGTAGTTTCTTCAGGAAGTGAAGCCTGGGTTTATTTTAACCTGTTACTCTTCTATATCTTTGTTCTTTCCCCTCTGAATATGATACACAAGAGCTTTATTTCCTGTGAAGTAGCCAGAAAAGGCATCCTTTTAAAAAATCGTGTGAGCTCTTTGGATTTTTCTTTTCCCTCAAATCTGCTTTTGCTTCACGGTGAGATTTGACCCCAATGCAAGATGaaatccctttccttctctttccaggAAAAGTTAGAAAACCTGAAGAGTTTAGACCTGTTCAACTGCGAGGTCACCAACTTGAACGACTACAGAGAcaacgtcttcaagctcctcccaCAACTGACCTACCTGGATGGCTACGACCGGGACGATAAAGAGGCCCCGGACTCAGATGCcgagggctatgtggaaggcctCGACGACGACGAGGATGAGGAAGACGGTGGGTCCCTTTGTCTTGCTAGTGGCTGTTCCCAAGAACTGCACATATCAGAGACTCCCCAGCAGAGTTTTCTGATATTCCCACAGTCACTTTTGGTTGCTCTATCAAAAGCTTTGGAAAGGTAGTCAAATGATGAGAAACCCACAGAATGCACTTCTCACAGCCAAAAGGATGCAGTGAATTCTATAATTGTTGAAGTGGCTGAGGACAATCTAAGTTGCAGCCTTTAGAAATGTGTTTCACAGCCAGTTAAACTTTAGAGAGCCAGCTTGATGTGgtaggacaataataataataataataataataataataataataataataattgggaataccttgggaagtatctgacgtgtgatccaatacaacagccagcagagtgtctgctgtggactcatcttgtgatgtttcaataataataataataataataataataataataataataatgtatttttatttattaccagCTTCTCCTTTTGGCTTGAGATGGGGCACAACATTGTCAaagacacatattaaaacatattaaaagcacatattaaaagcacatattaaaacataatcaaaatatACTTAATTTTTTCAATCATAAAAgtccatatcaaaacatacacatattaaaatacaagacGCAGAAGTTAGAGAACAATAAAATAGatgtgattttaaaattcataagtTAAAACTGACTAGGTAGGTCTTCTGAAAGAGATGCATCTTCAGTTGGGTTttcaattcctgacagcctcattTATAACTATGGAAACATGGCTTCGAATCCCTTATTGGTCATTGGTCTCTTGGGCAAATTCCACTCACTCAAatctgaacaagtcttgccagGAAACCCCAATGATGGGCTCACTTTATACTAAGTTAGGAATTacccaaaggcacacaacaatagtgACAAAAACTTAATAGGAAACAACTAAAGGAGGAGACAGTGGTTACTGGCTGAAATAACCTTTTTAAGGGCAGGAGGAAGGGTTTTTTTCTGCATGGTACTCTCAGTGCAAAGTCAGTATATCTCTGAGGACCTATGCCTGGAACATGGCAGTGTCCCTCAGCTTCTGGTACtgtatataccagtggttctcagcctgtgggtccccaggtgttttggcctacaacttccagaaatcccagccagtttaccagctgttaggatttctgggagttgaaggccaaaacatctggggacccacaggttgagaaccactttcgAGCCATTGTTTTTGAGCAGATGAAGGGGTCAGCTATGAGATGAAGAACTAATTCCCAGCCTTTTCTCCCCTGTCTCTGCACAGTGTTTTTTTTGCCACAGAAGGGCAAGAAACTGACCTGATGACTTtgcctgcattattattattattattattattattattattattttagaagagGAGTTTGAAGATGAtgaagaggaggacgaggaggaggaaggcgaagAGGAGGACGTCAGTGGAGAAGAGGAGGTAAGCAAAGAAGAGCCCCTTGCTTATGGAGAAGCATATTGAAGTCATGAGGGACATGAATTGTGCTCCTGAAGCTCTGtgcattaatttaaattaattgatAACTAATAAGTTTGGAAGTCAATGTTTTGATTGTTTAAAAAATGTCTCCTGTACCTGTGTGGGACAAATGCAAGGCAGCATTTTAAATGATATATAAGTACAGTGAAACCTCGATTTACAAGTGAACCAACTTAAGAGTTTTTTGACATACGAGGCATCACTCTGTCGATTTTTTGGTTTGACAGAAAATTGGATTGCGatattttaatttgatgttataATGTTTCGGATTTTAgtgcattgtttatttattgatatgtatattgttgcctttgtaaggccgcagtgagtcccctttagggtgagaagcgcagggtacaagtgtggtaaataaataaataaatatgacatgcAAGCCAAGATTTGAGTTACGAGCTAGCGTGCAAGTACACCACCTGCCATTCTAGTTAAGCAGGGCTTTAAGGGAGCAATCAGGAAAGCTCCTTGCTTTCATCCCCATTGTTATTTCTGCAATCCCAGGGCTTTGGCAGGTTGTAGGAAAGCTGAGGGCTCAGGAGTCTATCATGAGCAAACTTCTATCTTGATTGAAATAGGCAGATTACACAGATCCCTGTCGTTCTAATTGATCATTACAGAAGAATTTTAGTGAGGTTTCCCAGTCATAGCAAGAAAAAGAAACTTACATTATTGGCTTAGAACCTTCCAATCCTGTGGTGATAACTCCTTAGAACCCAAGGCTAAGTGGGGTCTTGATGGCAAAGTTGCACTCTCTTCCAGAGCTTCTTCGTAGACTGTTTTGCCGACCTAAAAAGGTCTGAAGGGAAGAGTAACACTTGCTGATCCCACTTAACGTCTCTCTCTCTTCTGCAGGAGGATGAAGAAGGGTATAATGATGGTGAGGTagatgatgaagaggaagaggaagaagcagcagctggTAAGTACAGGAGGGGCCATGAGAAAGCCTACACGGGTGGCTGAAAGGGTCCTGTAAGGCAAATATTTCAATATAGTTCTCatgtcctctcaaccttctccaaACTGAGcatccccagctctttcagccgctcctcagagggattcaagGTTTCCACATCTTTGGCCATTTTGtgaccggccaatcacagcatagggtttaaaaggaagagaaggacaagcagagagccttctctgccaaagaggttcctaagaccatcagaaatatgtgttttctgatggtctttggtgacccctctgaaaccccctcatatCCCCTCCAGGAGtcctgaaccccaggttgagaaacgctggtaacCCCACTCTTGTCATTCCCTTcacagaggaagaaagaggagagaagagaaaacGAGAGGCTGACGACGAAGGAGACGAGGAGGATTAAACCCGGCTGGCGATCCCTTGGTGGAGAGGCAGATTTCCTGTTGTGATTTGACTGTTTCTCCCCTGTCTTTCTCTCTGACACACAAACACTCCCCCTCCCCAGAGTGTCCTGTTGCCGCGGGGCAGAGAAGGAAACACGTTAAATCGAGGgaaattaaaataacatttttttaaggaaacacaaaaaacctGCCACTCTTTCTGTTTCTGAAGAATTTTCCTTTCACGTCTGTTTTTAAGTTCCTGTTACAATGCAGTTGCAAATATAAATCAAGtggtggttttgtttttgtttttctggaGTGGATCCTCCTGGATActtaagcatttttttaaaaaaataataacatttttaaaaaaataagaataataaatgaTCAAGAAGAGTCCCATTTACGATGCAAAGGTGGCCGGAACAGAGACGGAGGTGAGATCTTTATAGCTGATGAGTCTCTGGGCATATTtgtaagtattttattttatttccttcttttctggATGCAGCAAAACGTGCCGCAAAGCATTCCAGCCGCAGCAACAGATTTGATAAAGCGCTTCCTTTGTTGACTGtttgtgaaaaaaaatggctACCGTTCCCAGAAAACCCTTCTTCCGCCACTTCTTTTAGGTAACTTTTTTCCCTTCCGTTGTTTGTAAATAGTGACCAAATAtgaatttcccccatttttgtttCCAGTTATTCCCCTTtttttgggaaaatggaaggagaacatTCTCCGTAAATGGCAGCCGTTGAAAtaatcacacatacacacacatatgtgtgtgttttcctaATTTTCCTGAGTTTAAGTGGtggacaaaataaaatacaaatttgactgttgttataataataataaaaaaatacaaagaaaatgtTTTGGACCCTTTTCACTAAGGTGTGTACTATTTTGGTctgtaaaatattatatatataaatatattaacctGCCCTTGCTATGGAAAGCAGCCAGAATCCATGTGTGCTCTATGATTATAAACTCTGGAAATTTTTACAAACCTTTTACGTAATAGAAAAATCCAGAAGCATGTTGGGGCCTCGGCCGGTTTTTCCTTTTCGTACCTTCGAAAGCATGGAATGCTAACTCACACAAAACAAAGTTGTATTTTCTTACCTAGTCGCAAAAGTCAGTACGTTTGAAAGCAGAGTTAACCTTGTTTGAATGTACAGTTTTGATTTCATATCCCTCTTTTAAGCGATAGAAGTGACTTGTTCTTTTCCTCGTCTCATCTGTGTataaacaacaaccacaacaccgTCGCAACCTTTTCCCTCTCGCTCTCCGGAGAGCCAAACCTTTTTGAGTTTTATGTCTTGTTTGTCAATGATGAATTTCAATAAATCTTTTTTATACaactcttttttctccttcctgtggcttattggaataacaattttaaaaagggGAACCTATGGCTTGCTTTTGGAGGAGGGTATTTAGAATAAAGAGTAGCATCTGATTGTTATTAGCAGCATGTTGAGTCCAATCAGGTCTCTGCAGAAGCCTCCGAACGTCCGTTACTGAGGATGGATCATGAATACTCCATTGCGGCATTCGTTTGGGATCTTCCTACCAAATCATCTGATATAAGTAAATACTATGCTTTGAGCCATTCCAGGCAAATACCATAGTGCTTCAACACCTTTCCTCCCCTATATAAACACCTCTAAAATGGgctgcatcttagaatcataacTGCTTTTAATTGAGATATATGATCAGCTTGAATAGCCTAGAACTTAGCCATcgagggctttaaaggtcatctccagcacttcgaattgtgcccagaaacaaactggcagccggtggaaaggagttgtatgctcacaATGTATAGCtgcagttagcatcctggctgcagctctttggaccggCAAAAGTTTTCTTCGAATGCAGCCCTATGTAGAACCCATTACAGTCTTCCAGACAGGA
This genomic window from Anolis sagrei isolate rAnoSag1 chromosome 9, rAnoSag1.mat, whole genome shotgun sequence contains:
- the ANP32A gene encoding acidic leucine-rich nuclear phosphoprotein 32 family member A; translation: MDMKKRIHLELRNRTPSDVKELVLDNCRSNEGKIEGLTDEFEELEFLSTINVGLTSVANLPKLNKLKKLELSDNRISGGLEVLAEKCPKLTHLNLSGNKIKDLSTIEPLEKLENLKSLDLFNCEVTNLNDYRDNVFKLLPQLTYLDGYDRDDKEAPDSDAEGYVEGLDDDEDEEDEEEFEDDEEEDEEEEGEEEDVSGEEEEDEEGYNDGEVDDEEEEEEAAAEEERGEKRKREADDEGDEED